In Vigna unguiculata cultivar IT97K-499-35 unplaced genomic scaffold, ASM411807v1 contig_632, whole genome shotgun sequence, a single genomic region encodes these proteins:
- the LOC114172513 gene encoding uncharacterized protein LOC114172513: MFYYKDTFLTRVFTRDDCQQPFWKETFLAGLPKSLGDKVREKIRTQFNGEIPYNQLSYGQLIAYIQKVGLKICQDEKIQNQLAREKAQNRKDLGSFCQQFGLPCSDKPSGSRTKSRKTQRFHKSRTQDNHPVKPHRSDQHPGPELNGLVTASLNPIEAKQKQINFLKDDLSFETIRSQLTKSSIQTKISNLHTRIQNTVCSELPNAFWERKKHMVDLPYEKDFNDRLIPTKARPIQMSLELVRHSSDTDTKTPEDQTGRIIGRRRV, encoded by the coding sequence atgttttactaTAAAGATACCTTCCTCACTAGAGTTTTCACCCGAGATGATTGCCAACAACCATTCTGGAAAGAAACCTTCCTCGCAGGACTCCCTAAATCTTTAGGAGACAAAGTTAGGGAAAAAATTCGAACCCAGTTTAATGGCGAAATCCCTTACAATCAATTAAGTTATGGCCAGCTCATAGCTTACATCCAAAAGGTAGGTCTTAAGATTTGCCAAGACGAGAAGATCCAAAACCAATTGgccagagaaaaagcccagaacCGTAAGGATCTAGGTAGTTTTTGCCAACAATTTGGACTTCCTTGTTCCGACAAACCGTCTGGATCTAGGACTAAATCCAGAAAAACCCAGAGGTTCCATAAATCCAGAACCCAGGATAATCATCCGGTTAAACCTCATAGGTCTGACCAGCATCCAGGACCAGAATTAAACGGTCTAGTAACCGCCAGCCTCAATCCTATAGAGGCAAAACAGAAAcaaatcaatttcttaaaagatgATCTTTCTTTTGAGACAATCAGAAGCCAACTAACCAAATCTTCCATCCAAACGAAGATTTCTAATCTTCATACTCGAATACAGAACACAGTTTGTTCTGAACTCCCTAACGCTTTCTGGGAAAGAAAGAAGCATATGGTTGATCTCCCTTATGAAAAGGACTTCAATGATAGGCTTATCCCAACCAAAGCCCGTCCAATCCAGATGAGTCTTGAACTCGTCAGACACTCGTCAGACACTGATACCAAGACGCCCGAGGATCAGACGGGGAGGATCATCGGAAGGCGGAGAGTATAA